A segment of the Oncorhynchus kisutch isolate 150728-3 unplaced genomic scaffold, Okis_V2 scaffold4008, whole genome shotgun sequence genome:
ctatggggcgatagtcatttagctcagttacctcagctttcttgggaacaggaacaatggtggccctctggaagcatgtgggaacagcagactgggatagggactgattgaatatgtccgtaaacacaccagccacctGGTCTGCGCTCTGAGGACACGTCtatggatgccgtctgggccggcagccttgcgagggttaacacgtttaaatgttttactcacgttggccacggtgaaggagagcccacatgttttggtagcgggccttgtcagtggcactgttttgTCCTCAAACACAGTGCCactgctgctatggtgaccagtgagctgagatgaggtggggctttacctagcaaagactcctaatgctgccatcaatccacagtttctggttagggaaggttttaatagtcacaatgGGTACAACGTCACCGATGCAATTACTAAGAAAatcgctcaccgagtcagcgcatacatcaatgttgttgtcttaggttatatcccagtccacatgatcgaagcaatcatgaagcgtggaatccgattggtcggaccagtgttgaacagaactgagcacgggcgtttcctgtttcagtttctgtctataggctgggagcaacaaaatggagtcatggtcagatttgccaaaaggagggtgggggagggctttgtatgtgtcgcggaagttagagtagcaatgatccagaatgctgccaGCTCGAGTtgtgcattcgatatgctgataaaatttagcgagccttgttttcagattagctttgttaaaatccccagctacaataaatgcagcctcaggatttatggtttccagtttacataaagtccagtgaagttctttcagggccgtcgaggtatctgcttggggCGGATATACACTGCTGTGAATCCTTTTGGCAGAGAATGCGGTCGGCCTTTGATTGTAATTCTAGGTCAGGTgtacagaaggacttgagttcctgtatgttgttatgattacaccatgagtcattagtcataaggcatacacccccgcccttcttcttaccagagagatgcttgtttctgtcggcgcgatgcgtgaagaaaccgggtggctgtaccgattTCTGATAATgttcccgagtgagccatgtttccgtgaaacagagaatgttacaatctctgatgtctctctggaaggcaacccttacTCGAATTTTGTCTACTTTGTTGTCAAGGGACTGGACATTGGAGCGTAGTATACTCTGGAGCGGAGAGCGATGTGCCCGCCTACGAAGTCTGACCAAAAGACCGCTCCGTCTAACCCttctgttgttttgggtcgcctatTGGGATcagatccattgtcctggatACTGCACCATTAAACACTCTGCTACATAGTCTACTACTGTAGACACCTCATAATGTACTGCACCATTAAACACTCTGCTACATAGTCTACTACTGTAGACACGTCATAATGTACTGCACCATTAAACACTCTGCTACATAGTCTACTACTGTAGACACCTCATAATGTACTGCACCATTAAACACTCTGCTACATAGTCTACTACTGTAGACACCTCATAATGTACTGCACCATTAAACACTCTGCTACATAGTCTACTACTGTAGACACCTCATAATGTACTGCACCATTAAACACTCTGCTACATAGTCTACTACTGTAGACACCTCATAATGTACTGCACCATTAAACACTCTGCTACATAGTCTACTACTGTAGACACCTCATAATGTACTGCACCATTAAACACTCTGCTACATAGTCTACTACTGTAGACACCTCATAATGTACTGCACCATTAAACACTCTGCTACATAGTCTACTACTGTAGACACCTCATAATGTACTGCACCATTAAACACTCTGCtacatagtctactactctaGACACCTCATAATGTACTGCACCATTAAACACTCTGCTACATAGTCTACTACTGTAGACACCTCATAATGTACTGCACCATTAAACACTCTGCTACATAGTCTACTACTGTAGACACCTCATAATGTACTGCACCATTAAACACTCTGCTACATAGTCTACTACTGTAGACACCTCATAATGTACTGCACCATTAAACACTCTGCTACATAGTCTACTACTGTCACTGATCTGTATGGAACAGCATTAATTCATGTTTTCATTCATTGGTGTTttacaccgtgcttctacacctgcattgcttgctgtttggggttttaggctgggttctgtacagcactctgagatatcagctgatgtaagaagagctatataaaatgtgattttaaaatcATTAATTTATTATTTGTTTGTTAATTCTTccaaatgttttattcattttttaaaataaatattattttaatTTGTTCATATATTCATTcatgtattttgtgtttattCCTTCATTCATCATTCGTTAGTTCAATCATCTGTTTGTTTAGTTGTAATTTTGTTTGTCAGTCATTACATTCAGCAcgtccattcattcattcattgtttCTCCTGTGAATGTAACACTGACTTGAACAAACAGAGACAGTTTGTAGCTTTTAGGAACCTTTGATTATTCAGTGTTTTTTACTCCACTTGATGGGAAATGAGACTCTGTGTATTTATCAATAAAGCACCAATATATTTATGTGTTTGATACGTTCCATTCTAGACATTACTATAAGtagtcctcccctcaccagcctccactggtgatGTCAGTAAACTCAGTACCTGTCTCATCAGCATGTACCACTGTCACTAGACACACAGAgctgagatggagggatagatggagagagagatggagagagagatggagggatagatggagagagagagagagggagagagagatggagggagagagagatggagggagagggagatggagggagagagagatgaagggagagagagatggagggagagagagatggagggagagagagatgaagggagagagatggatggagagagagatgaagggagagagagatggagggagaaagagatggagggacagatgaagggagagagagatggagggagagagagatggagggagagagagatgaagggagagagagatggatggagagagagatgaaggaagagagagatggagggagagagagatgaagggagagagagatggagggaggtcaccctccagtggtagaataactctgtttctctcctctgtcgACAGCCTCCAGTCTGCATGAATGTATGAATGTGTTTTTGTGCTATGATCCATAGAGGAGTCTCTCACTgatctcattttctctctctctctactgtgcgATGTAGGAACAAAGATGTGATTGGttaaggaggaagagggaggggctgTCAGACATAACATGTGGTAGGAGGGTTTGaagtagtagaaagagagagatgcaggaATAGGGAACTACATAGTTGTAAGACTGcaaagagtgagtgagagagagagagaggggctgtgagagagagagagagggcagagagagagagggaggggctgagagagagagagggagggcagagagagtacaTAAAGTACATGAAGTACATGAAGTAGAGAAGAACGGAGAAAGTTACAGACTTGGACAGACAACATTATATCAGGACCTATAGACACCTGGAGAGAAAACAGCATTATATCAGGACCTATAGACACCTGGAGAGAAAACAGCATTATATCAGGACCTATAGACACCTGGACCAACTTGGAGAGAACACAACATTATATCAGAACCTATAGACACCTGGACCAACCTGTAGAGAACACAACATTATATCAGGACCTATAGACACCTGGACCAACCTGGAGAGAACACAACATTATATCAGGACCTATAGACACCTGGACCAACCTGGAGAGAACACAACAAGATGAGGATCCTGCTGATagtcatcctcctctccttcatgacAGGTAATAAGCTTGTTATAACTCTCTATAACAATGTAATAACATCCTGTTAGGTTTCTTATAAAGGCTGCTACTACAGATAATATATTGTCTCTGTTCTGATTGACAGGTTGTTTGAGCTCCTTCAAAGTGACAGGATACTCTGGAGGAACTGtcatcatctactgtcattattccACAGAAGACAGAAGTCGTGAGAAATATTTCTGCTTTGGGCAGAACAGTTTGAGATGTGAGGATCAAATCAGAACTGGATTGAAGAACACCTGGCAGCACAGTGGTAGATTCTCTCTGTATGACAACACTGGAGGAAACTACTTCAAGGTGATCATCAGACAACTGACCAGACAAGATGAAAGGACCTACTGGTGTGGAGTGAACAAACCTACTGCACCTGACAGTTATACCAAGGTAGAGCTGGATGTCGAGAAGGGTGAgagacttttacttttactttataAAATGAATTTAGCTACAAATGTTATTACATGATCAGTACCACTAGTCAATGAAGTcagtctatagtattagactaaggttgtgatgtgtgttcctaTTGACAGATGACTGCTGTGAGAAGTCAGTCTATAGTACTAGACTAAggttgtgatgtgtgttcctaTTGACAGATGACTGCTGTGAGAAGTCAGTCTATAGTACTAGACTAAggttgtgatgtgtgttcctaTTGACAGATGACTGCTGTGAGAAGTCAGTCTATAGTACTAGACTAAggttgtgatgtgtgttcctaTTGACAGATGACTGCTGTGAGAAGTCAGTCTATAGTACTAGACTAAggttgtgatgtgtgttcctaTTGACAGATGACTGCTGTGAGAAGTcagtctatagtattagactaaggttgtgatgtgtgttcctaTTGACAGAGGACTGCTGTGAGAAGTCAGTCACAGAGACGGCCTTTCTGGGAGGAGAAGCTACCATCAGTTGCAACTATCCAGAGGACCATGAGGACGACATCAAGTATTTCTGCAAAGAAGACAGTGAATCTGACTGTGAAAACAAGATATCAGAGACATATCATGAAAAACCTAGAAGATATTCTCTTTctaagagaagaagaaagagattCTACACAGTGACCATCAGTGACCTGACTGAAGATGATACTGGGACCTACTGGTGTGGAGTAGAAACCAGCAGAACAGAACAAAGTTACATTACACTGATCACACAGGTGAAGCTGCGTGTTATAAGTGAGTATAAACTTCTTCTTTCTCTTTAACATGTGACTCTAAACACACAAGTTTCAGTTATGTATTTGATAAAAGTAGTTTAATTTAAATGGTAATTGCATgacctggacccctacaaatcagccggactagacaatctggatcctctctttctaaaatgatccgccgaaATCTTTGCAACTTActggcctgttcaacctctctttcgtattgtctgagctCACCAGAGATTTATAAGCTGCCGTGGTCATTTGACAAGATAATATGTCATTCATGTTTTCACCTCAGTGATCTCCAGGTCTCCTGCAACACCGTCCTCACCAACCTCTTCATCCACCCCAGGGACCTCCACTTACCCTGTtccctcatctacctctccttcatcattcacatcatcatcatcaatcccAATGGCGTTTGTAATGAtcaaacaaaaaactgcatagtttcctaggaacgcgaagcgaggcggccatctctgtcggcgccggaagagcGCCGAC
Coding sequences within it:
- the LOC116352877 gene encoding CMRF35-like molecule 8 — encoded protein: MRILLIVILLSFMTGCLSSFKVTGYSGGTVIIYCHYSTEDRSREKYFCFGQNSLRCEDQIRTGLKNTWQHSGRFSLYDNTGGNYFKVIIRQLTRQDERTYWCGVNKPTAPDSYTKVELDVEKEDCCEKSVTETAFLGGEATISCNYPEDHEDDIKYFCKEDSESDCENKISETYHEKPRRYSLSKRRRKRFYTVTISDLTEDDTGTYWCGVETSRTEQSYITLITQVKLRVITAPTTMSTTATTTTALQASATTTFISQSSSSPSSSSSSSSSPSSTSSSSSSSSLNGTSVVIMVSVSLVVLLLLISLIIIYRWKYNKDTGSVSSTHRVSPDTGNNEGGCHGDGDYEEIMERPLQSDSTIYATANLPTSHFDSPHYASVTFHKTPSCPNEARVPTAKEGTSSCDYATVNCQSPTYSTVNHPHCSSENPPI